A single genomic interval of Vicinamibacterales bacterium harbors:
- a CDS encoding VOC family protein translates to MAKAKSAVPEGYHTVTPQLTLDNAVQALDWYKKALGAEEVARAVGPDGKIMHAEVRIGDSRIMVNDAMMGGKGPKAMGGSPASLWIYVEDCDSLFNRAVAAGAQVVGGPMGAVGDQFWGDRCGTFTDPHGYRWTIATHKEDLSPQEMEQRQAEWMKQFARQTQG, encoded by the coding sequence ATGGCGAAAGCGAAGAGTGCAGTTCCCGAAGGGTACCACACGGTCACGCCGCAGCTGACGCTCGACAACGCCGTGCAGGCCCTCGATTGGTACAAGAAGGCCCTGGGCGCGGAGGAAGTGGCGCGTGCCGTCGGCCCCGATGGGAAGATCATGCACGCGGAGGTGCGCATCGGCGATTCGCGCATCATGGTGAACGACGCGATGATGGGTGGAAAGGGACCCAAGGCGATGGGCGGGTCGCCGGCCTCGCTCTGGATCTACGTGGAGGACTGCGACTCGCTGTTCAACCGCGCCGTCGCAGCCGGCGCGCAGGTTGTTGGCGGGCCCATGGGGGCCGTGGGCGATCAGTTCTGGGGCGATCGCTGCGGGACGTTCACCGACCCGCACGGATACCGCTGGACGATCGCGACGCACAAGGAAGACCTCTCGCCCCAGGAGATGGAGCAGCGGCAGGCGGAGTGGATGAAACAGTTTGCGCGGCAGACCCAAGGCTAG
- a CDS encoding DUF5916 domain-containing protein, with product MFISLLFLLQLTQSAPSLPPTADSQANAGPRAPAVIDGRGAPTVTIPRIEAAVQVDGRLDEAVWSRAARLGGFSQYQPVDGRPAEEQTEVLVWYSPTALHVGIVAHDRDPSSIRATVADRDNLDSEDTVTVYLDTFNDHRRAFFFTVNPYGIQQDGVLSEAGFNAGNLKQDGGALRQAGGATDKNPDYQFDSKGRITEDGYVVELRIPFKSLRYSGNGPQRWGLNVLRTVQRTGYLDTWTDARRAGESFLAQAGGIDGLHDMQRGVVTEIQPVLTTAVNGSRGDVASPLVRGNADINPGVNLRFSTTNVTLDATVNPDFSQVESDASQVTVNERFALFFAEKRPFFLEGIELFAAPNQLVYSRKIVNPIAGGKVTGKLGGLNIAYLAVKEKEDSGGALFNVARLRHDVGPNSTVGLTFTDRTAGGAYSRVVAADTRVIFKRVYYVQAQAGRSWTADATGTHGAPLWMLEWDRTGRAFGFNYKVTGTGPGFEAAAGYVPRNNVVEARVSNRYSWYGARGSRLETVSPRVNVTRIWRYDSFDRGPLEGTDQFTVQSQWRGGWNANATVKRVSWRFEPEAFAAYRVAGDDQAIAYRPNDRVSGVTPSITFKTPIFRTFNAQLDAQRGPVAVFKEGAGGRETRLSATVSARPTGALRMEATATYSRIARERDGSEFARTVIPRFKVEYQVLRSVFFRMVAEYQSQRQAILIDAADGVPLVVDGASPAAQSRTGLRLDWLASYKPTPGTVAFFGYGSSLAADRLNPLANHLERMSDGFFLKIAYQFRR from the coding sequence GTGTTCATATCGCTTCTATTCCTGCTGCAGTTGACCCAATCCGCGCCCTCACTCCCGCCGACCGCCGACTCGCAGGCGAACGCCGGCCCGCGCGCGCCAGCAGTCATCGACGGACGCGGCGCGCCCACGGTAACCATTCCCCGCATCGAAGCTGCGGTGCAGGTGGACGGTCGGCTGGACGAGGCCGTCTGGTCGCGGGCCGCAAGGCTGGGCGGCTTCTCGCAGTATCAGCCCGTTGACGGGCGTCCGGCCGAGGAACAGACCGAGGTCCTCGTCTGGTACTCGCCGACGGCGCTGCACGTCGGGATCGTCGCGCATGACCGGGACCCGTCGTCCATCCGGGCGACGGTGGCCGACCGCGACAACCTCGACTCCGAGGACACCGTCACGGTCTACCTCGATACGTTCAACGACCACCGTCGCGCATTCTTCTTCACCGTGAACCCGTACGGCATTCAGCAGGACGGCGTGCTGAGCGAGGCCGGCTTCAACGCGGGCAACTTGAAACAGGACGGCGGAGCGCTCCGCCAGGCCGGTGGGGCGACCGACAAGAACCCGGACTACCAGTTCGATTCGAAGGGCCGTATCACCGAGGACGGGTACGTGGTTGAGCTGCGCATCCCGTTCAAGAGCCTGCGCTATTCCGGCAACGGGCCACAGCGATGGGGTCTCAACGTCCTGCGGACCGTGCAGCGGACCGGCTATCTCGACACGTGGACCGATGCCCGCCGGGCTGGCGAGAGTTTCCTGGCGCAGGCAGGCGGCATCGACGGCCTGCACGACATGCAGCGCGGCGTCGTGACCGAGATTCAGCCGGTCCTGACGACGGCCGTGAACGGATCCCGCGGTGACGTCGCGTCACCGCTCGTGCGGGGCAACGCGGACATCAATCCCGGGGTCAATCTACGGTTCTCCACAACCAACGTGACGCTCGATGCGACCGTGAACCCGGACTTCAGCCAGGTCGAATCGGACGCGAGCCAGGTGACCGTGAACGAGCGGTTTGCGCTGTTCTTCGCGGAAAAGCGTCCCTTCTTCCTCGAAGGCATTGAACTGTTCGCCGCGCCGAACCAGTTGGTGTACAGCCGAAAGATTGTCAACCCGATTGCCGGGGGCAAGGTGACCGGCAAGCTCGGAGGGCTGAACATCGCGTACCTCGCCGTGAAGGAAAAGGAGGACAGCGGCGGCGCCCTGTTCAACGTCGCCCGCCTCCGGCACGACGTCGGACCGAACTCAACCGTCGGTCTGACCTTCACCGACCGGACCGCCGGCGGCGCCTACAGCCGGGTGGTTGCCGCCGACACCCGCGTGATCTTCAAGCGTGTGTACTACGTCCAGGCGCAAGCCGGGAGATCCTGGACCGCCGACGCGACCGGGACTCACGGGGCGCCGCTGTGGATGCTCGAATGGGATCGCACCGGGCGCGCCTTCGGTTTCAACTACAAGGTGACCGGCACGGGGCCGGGATTCGAGGCCGCCGCCGGGTACGTGCCGAGGAACAACGTCGTCGAGGCGCGTGTCTCCAACCGGTACTCATGGTACGGCGCACGCGGCTCGCGGCTGGAGACCGTTTCGCCCCGCGTCAACGTCACGCGGATCTGGCGATACGACTCGTTCGACCGGGGACCGCTCGAGGGCACCGACCAGTTCACCGTGCAATCGCAGTGGCGCGGCGGCTGGAACGCAAACGCGACGGTGAAGCGGGTGTCCTGGCGATTCGAGCCCGAGGCGTTTGCCGCGTACCGCGTGGCCGGCGACGATCAGGCGATCGCTTACCGCCCGAACGACCGTGTGTCCGGCGTGACGCCGAGCATCACGTTCAAGACACCAATCTTCCGGACCTTCAACGCTCAGCTCGACGCGCAGCGTGGGCCGGTCGCTGTTTTCAAGGAAGGCGCCGGCGGACGTGAAACGCGCCTGAGCGCCACAGTGAGCGCGCGCCCCACCGGGGCGCTTCGGATGGAGGCGACGGCGACGTATTCGAGAATCGCGCGGGAGCGGGACGGCAGCGAGTTCGCGCGAACGGTGATTCCGCGGTTCAAGGTCGAATACCAGGTGCTGCGGTCGGTATTCTTCCGCATGGTCGCCGAGTACCAGTCGCAGCGGCAGGCGATCCTGATCGACGCCGCTGACGGCGTGCCGCTCGTCGTCGACGGTGCGTCCCCGGCCGCGCAATCGAGGACAGGCCTGCGCCTCGACTGGCTCGCGTCGTACAAACCGACGCCCGGCACGGTCGCCTTCTTCGGCTACGGCAGTTCGCTGGCGGCCGATCGCCTGAACCCGCTCGCGAACCACCTCGAGCGGATGAGCGACGGGTTCTTCCTGAAGATCGCGTACCAGTTCCGTCGATAG
- a CDS encoding ATP-binding protein, protein MYNGAVREWHRRRWLSLSLAVAGALVAWGASHAFPLLVGRLPFAPFMIVGGLLTLYGGREPGLLMALLGLIATTWMLDPPVRPIESVGAALISLPTIWFIDGHRRAVRALHESERRYQHLCELSSDVILNDDLEGRIVSINGAGPRLGGYVAESMIGRRSVEFVLPESHQQVIEARRKLLATGPGGAVALEVNLRGADGSTIVADVRTGLAVSDGRVTGFHTVVRDITDRRRLEEQLRQGQKMEAIGRLAGGVAHDFNNLLTAIVGFSDIALDGLGANHPQAQNVRHIMEATDQASQLVRQLLAFSRRQVLQPVVLDPNEAVAKLGSLLQRLIGSGIALDVVLDPRVGRITADPSQLTQVLMNLAVNARDAMPEGGRLTMTTRQVTVPDPIVRGGARVAAGSYVVVAVADTGCGMDQGTQARIFEPFFTTKPEGEGTGLGLATVYGIVKQSGGYIWVDSEPGRGTQFELYFPCTSDAGEQSAEHAETATIRGSETVLVAEDDPFVLQLAVEGLLAQGYRVLGAADGAQALALAHEHLQSIDLVLADVAMPALSGLDLVDRIRQLRPAIKVLFMSGHALPPSVSAPFLWKPFTPHSLARALRTVLDGAN, encoded by the coding sequence ATGTACAACGGCGCTGTGCGTGAATGGCATCGTCGGCGATGGCTGAGCCTCTCGCTGGCGGTGGCAGGGGCGCTGGTTGCATGGGGGGCTTCTCACGCGTTTCCGCTGCTCGTCGGCCGACTTCCGTTCGCGCCGTTCATGATCGTGGGCGGGCTGCTCACGCTCTATGGCGGCCGGGAGCCGGGACTGCTCATGGCCCTCTTGGGCCTGATCGCCACGACGTGGATGCTCGACCCGCCGGTCAGACCGATCGAGTCTGTCGGCGCCGCTCTCATCTCGCTGCCGACCATCTGGTTCATCGATGGGCACCGACGGGCCGTGCGCGCCCTGCACGAGAGTGAGCGCCGGTATCAGCACCTGTGCGAGTTGTCGAGCGACGTCATCCTGAACGACGACCTCGAGGGCCGCATTGTCTCTATCAATGGTGCCGGGCCGCGTCTCGGTGGCTACGTCGCGGAGTCGATGATCGGCCGGCGCAGTGTCGAATTCGTCCTCCCAGAAAGCCACCAGCAGGTTATCGAAGCCAGGAGAAAGCTGCTTGCGACCGGTCCCGGAGGAGCGGTCGCGCTCGAAGTCAATCTCCGTGGTGCAGACGGCTCGACAATCGTGGCGGATGTGCGAACCGGCCTCGCGGTCTCGGACGGTCGCGTGACCGGGTTCCACACGGTCGTGCGCGACATTACCGATCGCCGCCGGCTGGAAGAACAGCTTCGTCAGGGTCAGAAGATGGAGGCCATCGGGCGCCTGGCCGGAGGCGTGGCACACGATTTCAACAATCTGCTGACTGCCATCGTGGGATTCTCCGACATCGCGCTCGACGGCCTCGGCGCCAATCACCCGCAGGCCCAGAACGTTCGGCACATCATGGAGGCAACGGATCAGGCCAGCCAGCTCGTGCGCCAGTTGCTCGCGTTCAGCCGACGCCAGGTTCTCCAGCCGGTGGTGTTGGATCCGAACGAGGCCGTGGCCAAACTCGGGTCGCTGTTGCAGCGCCTCATCGGCTCCGGTATCGCGCTTGACGTGGTCCTGGATCCGCGCGTCGGCCGGATCACGGCGGACCCGAGTCAGCTGACGCAGGTGCTGATGAACCTGGCGGTGAACGCCCGCGATGCGATGCCGGAGGGCGGGCGCCTGACGATGACCACTCGCCAGGTCACCGTGCCAGACCCCATCGTCCGCGGAGGCGCACGAGTCGCCGCCGGATCGTATGTCGTCGTCGCTGTGGCCGACACCGGTTGCGGCATGGATCAGGGGACGCAGGCACGCATCTTCGAGCCCTTCTTCACAACCAAGCCAGAGGGTGAAGGTACCGGCCTCGGGCTTGCCACCGTCTACGGCATCGTCAAGCAGAGCGGGGGCTACATCTGGGTTGACAGCGAGCCCGGCCGGGGGACGCAGTTCGAACTCTACTTCCCATGCACGAGCGACGCCGGCGAGCAGTCGGCGGAACACGCCGAGACGGCGACGATCAGAGGGTCGGAAACGGTGTTGGTCGCCGAAGACGACCCGTTCGTCCTTCAACTGGCCGTCGAAGGCCTGCTGGCACAGGGCTATCGTGTGCTGGGCGCGGCCGATGGCGCTCAAGCGCTGGCGCTGGCGCACGAGCACCTTCAGAGTATTGACCTCGTACTAGCCGACGTTGCGATGCCTGCGCTGTCGGGGCTGGACCTGGTCGATCGGATCAGGCAGTTGCGTCCCGCCATCAAGGTGCTGTTCATGTCAGGTCACGCCCTGCCGCCCTCGGTGAGCGCGCCATTTCTTTGGAAGCCGTTTACGCCTCACAGCCTGGCTCGCGCGCTCCGCACCGTCCTCGACGGTGCGAACTAA